ATCAGGAGACCTCATTTCCTTGAGGACACGTACACTCAGGGGTAGGTCTTGAGTGTGGGGTCCTTACTGGGGTCCAGGGCTGTTGTTAGGCACCAGGAATGACAGTGCTCTCCATGCTCAGTGGAGCCATTTTTGCCAGGGAGGAGAGCCCATGGTCACGCCTTGTCCAAAGCGTCCCACGCCAGGGGCTCCCATCCCTAGCACTCCTGTCCTGAAAGGAAGCCCCTCAGAGGCAAGGTGGGCCCAACCACCTCCCATGTGTTCACTCATCACCGTGTTCCAGCAGTCACCCCAGTTAACAGTCCTGATggggctggatgtggctcagaatgTCACCCTCATGAGCTCTACCCTGCTCCAGCTGCAGTTCTGCAGTGGGAGAAACAAAACCTCAAAACACATGCACATGAATGAAAAGAGCAAGAGCCAGAGCCCAAACAGGCCAGGTGTGGCAAGGACAGCTGGAGTGCCTAGGTTGGGACTCAGAATTATGTCCGTGGGGTGGCATTGCTGCTGGCACCAGCATGATGACAGAGAGCCAGCCCCGCTCATTTTGGGGAGCAGTGTGTTGGGGAAGGCAGCAGAAATTGAGAGGCAGGATTGAGTTTGGCCCTAGGAGGAGGTTGGGTAAAAGGCCAGTGTGGGTTGGAGGGCCTGGGCAGATAGAGAGAGGCCAGGGCACACCCCAAAGCCTGGAGACTGCACTTGATGTCCAGGGTTGTGAGACACCACCTCCCCTCTTACTCACAACTGAGAGCAAGAGGCATTGATCAGTTCAGTTTGTGTGCGGCTGCATCCAAGGTGGCTCGGCTAGGCACCTCTGTTTccttgactcaggaggctgggagtcCAGGCTCCACTGAGGCTCGGCTGGGAGGATCAGAGTCTGAGTTCATGCCTGTGTTCCTGGTAGGATCCATGTTGGCTGAGCCTCAGTGTTTTTGTAATGAGAGGATGGGTGACTGTCATGTCTTTATCACAGGACACACTTGCTAAATGGATTTGTTTGCtctgaggaggaaagagagagagggaagtggTGCTGGAGACAGGGATGCAGACAGGGGTCATGGACTTGGCATAACTCAGTCTTGGAGATGATATCCCATCACCTATACCCACTTCAATTCCCATGAATCCAGAGGCTGAGCCCCCTTGAGGTGAGGGGTGAACTGGTTCTGGGCAGCAGGATGCTGTGGTACCTCGGAGTCTCTGTGAGACCCCAACACTCGACGCACTTGGGCCCTTTGGAATTCTTAGGAGAAGCCTTGGGAAGTTGTAGGGCAGAGGAGAGCAGCCTCTGCATCTCAGTCGCCTCCAACTTGCCATGGTGCAGAGTGGGAACTGCAGCCAGGATGGGACGGACATTGGCCACGTCCCTGTGTGGGACACAGGCCTGATTGAGTTGGGGTGCATTCTTTGTCTCTCCCCTTCTTGTGATTGTCCCATCTCTACGTTTGTGCTTAGCCACCTGTGAGTCCCATCTCTGGTTTCAGAGAGAATAGAGGGTGTTATGGGCCAATAGACACAATAACCCTCGAGATTAGATGCTACCCTACTTTCCAGAAAAGACTGGGCACACCATGAGTTGCACAATGATGAGACCAGGGTCCAAAAGCTGCTGAGAGGGAAGGACTGGTTGTGAATGCATTTTTGAAGGCTCCAAGATGGAACTCTAGTGGCACCAAGCAGGCCAGACGCTGGTGGGGGTATTTGGGTAGTTGTTGGTGAACACATGCACACCATATATGGGTAGGCATGGAGGAGAAATCAGCAGCCCATAGGGCTTTTGAAAGTGGTCTTATGTGAAAAGAGGCTCAGGTATGGGCACAGGAAATGACATCATCGCCTTGACAATGGATCAAACAGAACATGGAACCCTGGTATCCAGGCACCCACTTCACTGACCAAGCCATCCGAGCTCATTTGGTTGGAGACACGGGACTGAGAAGGATGTTCTCCTGTGGTTGCAAACAATGCCGAACCTCAGGCTCCCAGGAATCTCAGGGGGGCCCACTAGCCCTTTTGTGGATACACTGGGTGAGGCTTCATCTTAGACGCCAGAGACTCTGGCGATTGTCGCAGAGGAGCTCAAGAATAACAGTGAGTAGCACAGGGCAGGGGAGCCCAGCAGGCCCTCTAGTCTGATCCCTGATGAATGGCCCAGGACTcctattctgtgtgtgtgtgtgtgtgtgtgtgtgtgtgtgtgtgtgtttgtactgaTGGGAACTGTCCCATTGTGCTTTGACTCTAGTGTATTGGCACAAGGCATTTTTCTGTTTGTCACCATTTCCATTTTGAACCCACCATTCTTGGTCCCAACCCAGGGTGAAAATGATCAGAACACGGAGGAGCCCTTCAGGGTACAGAGCCTTGTACCTTACAGGCAGGACCAGCTTAGGAATGAGCTCCTGCCTGACATTTGTGGGAGGAACCTACATTTCAGCAGCAACATGGGGTTAATCTCCTGGGATTTCATCCCCACCCAGCAGGTGCTGGATCTCTTGTTCCCAAGGTAAGCACCAGACCACGAAGCCCAAGTGTAGCCCCCTCATGCCTGGGTCTTGGGGCTGCCATGTACCTCTCAGGGACCCAAAGGTTTGTGATACCTAGTGAGATAGAGGACCACGCTCATAGTGGAATGTCAGCCCCGAGTGGGACGAGTCCTGGAGGTGCCTGCCACAGCCTTGAAAGGGGAGTGAACTCCCCCTCTCAGGCAGAGAAACCATCCTGACTCCAGCTGATCCACAGACGTCCGTGGAGCAGTCCCCACACACTGGGCACCACAGCTCAAAGGTATGCACTGAGCTCATTCCCAGGTGGACTCAGTGAGGCCAGGTGGTCTTTCTGGTGTGATGTTGGCTTCGTGAAGAAAGTAGATCTGTGCCAGAGGCGTCTCAAAACTCGGGCCTTGGGCAAAGCACTTTTGGGTTAATAAAGACATGTTAGTTTCCATAGTGGGCCACAGCTTCCTAGCTGGGACATAGCTGGACGGGGGCTTTGGAGATGGCAGCTCCCACAACCAGAGAGATATGTGGGAATCAGCAATTTGGGCTCATTCACTGATGAACAAGGAGAAAGCACCCACTGTGTGAAGACACGTTTCCAGTCACGTTTCATAATTCAGTGAAAAATGGGGTGCAAATGACTGCCATTGTGTCCCTTTTCATGGGGGTCAGCCTGAAACCGTAGGTGCCGTGAGTACATATCCTACATGTGACAGCATCCCTGACTCCATGAGGCATAACTGCACGTTGTCCTCTTCAGTGAACATGGTGGACCCTGGACCAACTTCAACATGGAATGGACTTGGGGTCAAGAGGGTACTCTCCTGTTTCCAGAATAGGGACTTGCAAGGTGATTTGACTTGGGAAGGCTGAGAAAAGACTGTTCTCCCCAATTCTGTTTCCTGCATGTGGTGTAAGGTCCGGGGCTTCAACAGTAGGAGGGGTAAGGCAGGGAGTTGTAGGTAGTCATGGTCCTCTGGGGAAGGCCCTGGGACGATGGATCCCCCCACACTACACCTCCCAGTCCTCCCCCAGGGCCACAGAGATGTGCTCTGCACTCATGGGAAAAGAGAGGTCCGTTGCTGCTCAGGGGGACTCAGTGAGAGCTCACAGAGAATGAGGTAGCATTGCAGCCCACGCCAGGGGGGAGGTGTCTCTGGAGCCCTGAGAAGAGTGGGCAGGAGGACAGACACTCCTGGAAGGTGCGATCCAGGTTGGAGAGCACGTagccaagaggaagaagagtgTCAGGCCTGCCCAGAGGAGGGGAGAGCTGGTCATACCATGGATCTAACGCTCCTTCGTTGAAGGTTCTTTGCCTCGCGACCTGTCCTGTCCCTGCCTGTACAGCCACTGTGACTTGTCTGAGGTGGACTGGTATGTGCGGAGCCATGGAAGGTTCAGGAGTGTAGCATCAGAGGTTTGCTCTGGAGGCCGTGGCGAAGGCAAGGCCAGGGTTTGGCTgactcccctcctgcctccccacagTGCCTCACCTTCCTTCCCGGGGACCTGGGTGGACTTCTACACCGAGGCTTCCCATCAGCCTCCAGGCTCTCTGAGTCTGCAGCTGCTGCTGCGATCCATGTGGCTCCTTCTGGGTGGCTTGAACCTGGAGCACCAAGCCCACCACCTGCTGGCCCAGACTGAAGATGGCAAATCAAGCCAGGCAGAGCCTGAGAGCCAGGAGGCCTGGGGTGAGTACCTAAGGGTATATGAGGAAAGGTCCGACTGTTGTCCCACTGCGGGGAGTCTGTATGCCTGGTGTTGGGCTGGAAATGAGGATAAGCCTTTGTCCACTCAGGAAGTGACCCCAGTCTGCAAAGAGGTCCTGTGTGGGCTAAGGGCCTGAGTTCTTCCTGGCAGCAGGGGTATTGTCTGTCTGTGCGAAGGTCAGGGCAAGGCAGTCATGTTGGCATCTTTTCTCCTCTAGCTACAAGCTCAGTTCCTGTCACGGCTCCTAAGCCAACCCCAGAGCCAGAGCCTTCTCCCtgggaaggggcagagccagAGTCCAGGACATCAGGGGTCTCCACTAGGAACTCCTCACGGCCCCAGTACAACAAGCGGGTGGGAGGCAGCTGCCTCATTCACGTCTACCTGGAAAACGAAAGGACAACAAAGTATAAGAGCATCCTGGTGAGTCTTCCAGCAGGGGAGCCTCCTGGGAGCCCACACTGGGGAAGACCGAGTCCACAGCAAACACCTTGGACTAGGCCTGTCTTCTTGAATTGGAGCTTCTGAAAGGTCAGGAAGGAGAGCAGACAATGAGGAAGAGAGAGTTCGGGGTTAAGAGCTTGACCTGAGAGGCGGGGAGCAGCAGCATGCCAGGTCTGGGTGGGAGTGGGCCTGCGTGTTTTGGGGTGTGCAGGCCAGAAGTGCAGGAGCGAGTGCTGGGTTCAGAGGAGGTCAGAGAACTATCGAGGGTACAGGCCGTCCTCCACTGACCTTGGTATTGAGGAGGAGTATATTGAACAGTGGAGGTTGAAGCAGAGGAGTTGGCAGTCATTTTCTTGTGTGTGGGAGGGGATATGTTGCTGGTTGAAGGGAAGGGAGCCATTGTGGGATGATTAGGGTGGGTAGGTGTGGGTCACAGACAACTGGGGGCCTTGGAGGGGTCCATTAGTGTCCTAGTTTGCATGTATGTGAATAGAGAGTTAGCAGCTCTCTCTGCAGAATTTTCCTGGGTGTGGAGTATCCATCATGAGACTCTGGTGTCCAGCTGCAGGGGAGCCATGTTGAACCACCTCACCTGCTGGGTCCATACCTCCTGACACCCCAGCAAGCACTGACACTCTTGAGGCCAGCAGCTTCCATGCCTATCATTAAAGAGTCCCGAGTGTGTGTTGTGCCTGGCTGTCAGGACCAAAGCACCTAGGGATTGTTCCTGATCTGCACACAAATGCTGCCGCATCCCAGACCAGAGCAGGGATATGGAAGCTCACTGGACCATACCTCCCATCTTGATGGGACTAGAGTGTGTCTGTGCAAAGCCTGTTTGGTCGTTGTTCCCTTCTCCCTGTAGGGCATAGCAGGTTCAAGCAAACCCTTGTACCAAGATTGGGCTAGAAGCACATAGGAAGACCCCACATGATCACATGAAGGCCTCAGGTAGCAGGGTAACAAGATGGTGCCCTTGTGTTGAGAGCTCAGTTGTCTCTGATTGTCCTTGAGCACTGTCCTCTGGGTAGCTACTCCCAAATTCCCTCTCTGATGCGCTTTCTCCAACCCTGCTCAGGTGACCTGCCAGGACAGGGTTCCAGTCATTATCCGTAGGGCCCTAGATGCACACTTGCTCCAGCAGGAGGATCCAGAAAACTTTGAGCTTCTGCAAATTGTCTCGAACCATCAGAGTAAGTGGAACAATCAGAAGGTAGGGAGCAGTGAGTCACAGTGGGCTCAGGATAACTGGGAGCCAAAACACAGTGTGCGTTGGCCCAATGCCCAGGAAGAGTATGGTGGGACTTGTGCACGAAACAAAGTGTAATGATGGGGCATAAATCTGCAGGTTCTTCATGTTCCCCAGGGGCTGTGGACCTGCCTACCATGTGTTCTTTCCTTGGTCTGAGGAGGCATTGCAAAGCTATTATCCATGAGGGGCCAAGAAGAGAGGCTCCTTTGTCTTGTGTCAAAGAAGACAGACAACCACAGGGTGCCTACTGTGGCAGCCTTTCCTtgtagaaggccggctggctgcaaaataaccggggggtgacgaataacttgtgtacgttgatacagcaggagtaggagccgtttattacaggacaggagcagtatttatacattccacacagcttatctaattagcataaactagatacatcagtcaaccaataaggaatctccacacttaatggctcgcttttgttacttctcaaaccactccctctggcattttgccaggcaccatccagacttgtttacagactctaacatttcctgACTGAGATGAGTACATGAGAAAAGCAGTTCAATGAAGAATCATTTCTGGCTTCCAATCTTTCTATTCATTGCAAACTGAGTCCACTTCGGACCAGAGGCCATTTCTAGAGAGAAGTGTGTGGTAGAATAGAACCCTTCACAGCTTGTAAAGTCttcttggagagagagagagagagagagagagagagagagagagagagagagagagagggagggagggagagagaggaagaaagaagaagaagaagaagaagaaggaggaggaggaggaggaggaggaggattaagaggaggaagaggaggaggagaaggagaagaagaagatggcagaggaggaggaggaggaagaggaagaagaggaggaagaggaggaggagaaggaggaatagaaaaatgaaatgaaaatgagttgAAGGAGGAGACAATGAACAAGAAGGTCAAGATGACTATAAGAAGAAgcatgaggagaaaatgaagaaggacAAGAACAAGAAGGAGAAACACAAGCCAAACAACTAATATAACAATAAATCGATTAAAACTGTGAATGAGAATTATACTGATGAGGAGGAAATGCAGAAGTGGGGAACTCAAGAGAAACATATTTCTCTGTATGGCACAGCCCTGCTGTGGACATCCTCCGCCCACGCCTAACACACCTCCAATCCATACCCCTCAAATTAGCATAGCCCTGTATGAGTGGATGAATCCCCTGGCAAGGTGGAGGCACCCACCTTCAAGTGCTTTTCCCCAAATCCACCTGTGATCATTGCTGCAGTGGGGAgaaaaccttcaacacatgagtctttgggggccAATCCAGATGCAAAGTCTAGCTGTTTCTCTTTGGCAGGTTAACATGAACTGAGAGGTTCTGGGGTGCAAGGGGCTATTTCCTTGAAAGGTGTTCCTGTAGTGGACCTCCTGTGCACAGAGGGTCCTCAGGGAGGAATCAGTGGGGAGTCTTTGGTGGAACAGTAGCTGGATTTGCGGGCTCTCAGGTCTGTGTGTGAGACCTGAGCTGGCAGAGGCTCTCACTTGTGGGGGATGTTGGGTAGTGTCTTCCTTGAGTGTCACCTGCCATGCCTCTGCCCCTGCCTCTCCAGAGCTGAGGATCCCTGCTGATGGGAACGTATATTACGCCCTGGATGGCAGAGTGGATTATAACTTTCTTCTTCGGGAAACAGCTGCCAGCAAGTGGTTCAAGGTCAAGCCAAAGGAGGTAAACAGCCACCTTCTTCAGTCTTTACTCCTGGTGCCACTCCACATCCTCCAAGGGGACAAGAACCTCAGGTTCTGGATAGATGTTGTAGAACGCCCATAGAGCCAACTGCCAGGCTGGGTGGGGTTCAGTTGCTAGGCTTTGCTGATGTTGTCATCCCCCACAGTTCTTGGAGCCTTCTATGGCAGTGGCATCCAGGATCCCAGCAGCTGTGAGCAGCAGCTCTGCAGTGGCTGCAGGACCATTGCCCCAGGCCACCCAAAGCAATGAGTGCTGCATGAGAAAAGTCACCAGTAGCAGCTCCTCACTGCTTCACTCCAGCGAGCAGGTGGAAGACAGCCGCTTGGTTCACGTCCTCCTAGAGGGACAGAGCCCGAGGGAGACAAAGCGCATCCTGGTAAGCCCGACAGCAGGGCTGCCTCCTGGGTGTCCACACAGTGGAAGGCAAGAGACACAGCCAACCCCGGGGCAGTCAGGACCAAAATTTTTAGTGTATCTCCCTCTTCCACCCACAAAGGCAGCCTGCATCCCAGAGCACACTTGGCACGCAGGTCCCTGGCCCATTGCTCTCATCTCAGTGAGATGAGAGTGTGTCTGTGCATAGGCAGTTTGGTCCTTTGACCTGAGTGGAATGTGACTCCCCAGGGGGAGGGGAGATGGCAGGTACAGGCGGACATTTGTACCAAGATTGTTCTAGTAGCACGTTGCAAGAACCCAGGGGGTATATGGAGGCCACACTCAGGTAGCAGGATAACAAGATTGTGCCCTTGTATATATAGCTGAGATTTCTCCTGAATGTTTGACCAGAAT
The sequence above is a segment of the Marmota flaviventris isolate mMarFla1 chromosome 14, mMarFla1.hap1, whole genome shotgun sequence genome. Coding sequences within it:
- the LOC114081276 gene encoding uncharacterized protein — protein: MTAIVSLFMGVSLKPASPSFPGTWVDFYTEASHQPPGSLSLQLLLRSMWLLLGGLNLEHQAHHLLAQTEDGKSSQAEPESQEAWATSSVPVTAPKPTPEPEPSPWEGAEPESRTSGVSTRNSSRPQYNKRVGGSCLIHVYLENERTTKYKSILVTCQDRVPVIIRRALDAHLLQQEDPENFELLQIVSNHQKLRIPADGNVYYALDGRVDYNFLLRETAASKWFKVKPKEFLEPSMAVASRIPAAVSSSSAVAAGPLPQATQSNECCMRKVTSSSSSLLHSSEQVEDSRLVHVLLEGQSPRETKRILVTCQERMTSLIRRALDQNLLQHEDVDNFELLRMMSLHENK